One Cucurbita pepo subsp. pepo cultivar mu-cu-16 chromosome LG07, ASM280686v2, whole genome shotgun sequence genomic region harbors:
- the LOC111799304 gene encoding synaptotagmin-2-like gives MGLLSSVMGFFGFGLGTSIGLVAGYYMFIYFQPSDVKDPIVRPLVEQDSSSLSRLMPEIPLWVKNPDYDRIDWLNKFLETMWPYLDKAICKTVKNIAKPIIAEQIPKYKIDAVEFDTLTLGSLPPTFQGMKVYTTDDKELIMEPCMKWAGNPNITVSVKAFGLKATVQVIDLQVFVVPRITLKPLVPTFPCFAKIFVSLMEKPHVDFGLKLFGADTMAIPGLYRFVQETIRDQVANMYLWPKTLEVPIMDPVKAMKKPVGILHVKVLKALKLKKKDLFGASDPYLKLKLTEDKLPSKKTTVKPSNLNPVWNEEFTFVVKDPESQALELVLYDWEKVGKHDKMGMNVVPLKELTPDESKEFTLEVLKNMDPNDTQNEKSRGQLVVELLYKPFKDDEAPKDVEDENAVQKAPDGTPEGGGLLVVMIHQAEDVEGKHHTNPYVRLLFRGEEKRTKHVKKNRDPRWDEEFQFMLEEPPVNDRIHVEVLSASSRIGLLHPKESLGYVDINLSDVVSNKRINSKYHLIDSKNGRVQIELQWRTSS, from the exons ATGGGGTTGCTTAGTAGTGTAATGGGTTTCTTTGGATTTGGCTTGGGAACTTCGATTGGGCTTGTGGCTGGATATTATATGTTCATCTATTTTCAGCCGTCCGATGTCAAG GATCCTATCGTTCGCCCTTTGGTCGAACAAGATTCAAGCTCATTGTCACGGTTGATGCCAGAAATCCCTCTATGGGTGAAAAATCCCGACTACGATCGC ATTGACTGGCTCAACAAATTCCTTGAAACTATGTGGCCTTACTTAGACAAGGCTATATGCAAGACAGTGAAGAACATAGCAAAGCCTATCATTGCAGAACAAATTCCAAAGTACAAAATCGACGCCGTTGAATTCGACACGCTTACGTTGGGCTCTCTACCGCCCACGTTTCAAG GAATGAAAGTTTATACGACCGACGATAAAGAGCTGATCATGGAACCATGTATGAAGTGGGCAGGAAACCCGAACATTACTGTTTCGGTGAAAGCGTTCGGATTGAAAGCAACAGTTCAG GTGATTGATTTGCAAGTATTTGTCGTTCCACGTATAACCTTGAAGCCATTGGTCCCGACATTTCCTTGCTTCGCGAAAATATTTGTGTCTCTCATGGAGAAG CCCCATGTCGATTTTGGACTGAAATTGTTCGGTGCAGACACGATGGCCATCCCGGGGCTGTATAGGTTTGTTCAG GAAACTATAAGAGACCAAGTCGCGAATATGTATCTATGGCCGAAGACCCTCGAGGTCCCGATAATGGATCCTGTGAA AGCCATGAAGAAACCTGTTGGCATCCTTCATGTGAAGGTTTTAAAGGCATTGAAGcttaaaaagaaagatctaTTTGGGGCATCTGATCCTTATTTAAAACTGAAGCTCACTGAAGACAAGCTTCCTTCTAAGAAAACGACCGTGAAACCGAGTAATTTGAACCCGGTATGGAACGAGGAGTTTACGTTCGTCGTGAAAGATCCCGAGTCACAAGCTTTAGAATTGGTTCTTTATGATTGGGAGAAG GTTGGCAAGCATGATAAGATGGGGATGAACGTTGTTCCGTTGAAAGAACTTACACCGGACGAGTCGAAGGAGTTTACTCTCGAGGTATTGAAAAATATGGATCCTAACGATACACAAAACGAGAAGTCGAGAGGGCAGCTTGTCGTGGAATTGTTGTACAAACCTTTTAAAGACGACGAAGCTCCAAAAGACGTCGAGGACGAGAATGCAGTACAAAAGGCTCCTGATGGAACGCCGGAAGGCGGTGGTTTGCTGGTCGTTATGATCCATCAAGCTGAAGATGTCGAAGGGAAGCATCATACGAACCCCTATGTTCGGTTACTTTTCCGAGGAGAAGAGAAACGAACTAAG CATGTTAAGAAGAATCGAGATCCGAGATGGGACGAGGAGTTTCAGTTCATGCTCGAGGAGCCACCGGTGAATGATCGGATCCATGTCGAAGTACTGAGTGCGTCTTCGAGGATAGGCCTGCTTCACCCGAAg GAAAGTTTGGGCTACGTGGACATAAACCTATCTGATGTCGTGTCGAACAAAAGGATTAACTCTAAGTATCATCTGATAGACTCGAAGAACGGTCGGGTCCAGATCGAGCTACAATGGAGAACTTCATCATAG
- the LOC111798341 gene encoding endoplasmin homolog has translation MRKWTIASALLLLCFLSLVPDQGPRFHAKADGDADEVVDPPKVEEKIGAVPHGLSTDSDVVKRESESISKRSLRSSAEKFEFQAEVSRLMDIIINSLYSNKDIFLRELISNASDALDKIRFLSLTDKEILGEGDNSKLEIQIKLDKENKVLSIRDRGIGMTKEDLVKNLGTIAKSGTSAFVEKMQTSGDLNLIGQFGVGFYSVYLVADYVEVISKHNDDKQHVWESKADGAFAISEDTWNEPLGRGTEIRLHLRDEAQEYLEEGKLKDLVKRYSEFINFPIYIWGSKEIDVEVPADEDESNDGEESPEDKSEEEDDAEKSEDEDSEKPKTKKVKETTYEWELLNDVKAIWLRSPKEVTEEEYTKFYHSLAKDFSDDKPMAWSHFNAEGDVEFKAVLFVPPKAPHDLYESYYNSKKSNLKLYVRRVFISDEFDELLPKYLSFLLGLVDSDTLPLNVSREMLQQHSSLKTIKKKLIRKALDMIRKIAEEDPDESSDKEKKDAQKSSGDDDEKKGQYTRFWNEFGKSIKLGIIEDATNRNRLAKLLRFESSKSDGKLTSLDQYISRMKSGQKDIFYITGSSKEQLEKSPFLERLKKKNYEVIFFTDPVDEYLMQYLMDYEDKKFQNVSKEGLKLGKDSKDKELKESFKDLTKWWKTHLSFDNVDDVKVSNRLDNTPCVVVTSKYGWSANMERIMQSQTLSDANKQAYMRGKRVLEINPRHPIIKDLREKIVKDPEDEGAKKAAKLMYQTALLESGFILSDPKDFAAQIYDTVKTSLDISPDAAVEEEDEVEVEAETASKESEDKSETEAEDQSVKDEL, from the exons ATGAGGAAGTGGACGATTGCTTCTgctcttctccttctttgttttctctctctcgtaCCGGATCAAG GTCCTAGATTTCATGCCAAGGCCGATGGTGACGCCGACGAGGTTGTAGATCCACCGAAGGTTGAGGAAAAAATCGGGGCCGTTCCACATGGTCTCTCTACTGATTCTGATGTTGTCAAGAG GGAGTCGGAGTCTATCTCGAAGAGATCTCTTCGCAGCAGCGCGGAGAAATTTGAGTTCCAAGCTGAGGTGTCTCGTCTCATGGACATCATTATCAATTCCTTATATAGTAACAAAGACATTTTCCTCCGAGAATTGATCTCCAACGCTTCTGAT GCGTTGGATAAGATTAGGTTCCTCTCCCTGACTGATAAAGAGATATTGGGTGAGGGCGACAACTCAAAGCTTGAGATTCAA ATTAAGTTGGACAAGGAGAACAAAGTCCTCTCGATTCGCGACAGAGGTATTGGTATGACAAAAGAGGATTTAGTTAAGAACTTGGGAACCATCGCAAAATCTGGAACTTCAG CATTCGTGGAAAAAATGCAAACAAGCGGAGATCTCAATCTTATTGGGCAATTTGGAGTGGGTTTCTACTCCGTGTACCTTGTAGCTGACTACGTTGAAGTGATTAGCAAACACAATGATGACAAACA ACATGTGTGGGAATCCAAGGCTGATGGAGCATTCGCAATCTCTGAAGATACGTGGAACGAACCTTTAGGCCGTGGAACTGAAATTAGACTACACCTTAGAGATGAAGCTCAAGAATACTTGGAGGAGGGCAAACTGAAA GATTTGGTGAAGAGATATTCAGAATTTATCAACTTCCCTATTTATATTTGGGGAAGCAAAGAGATTGATGTCGAGGTTCCTGCAGATGAGGATGAATCCAACGACGGAGAAGAATCAC CCGAAGACaagagtgaagaagaagatgatgcaGAAAAGAGTGAAGATGAAGATTCTGAGAAGCCAAAGACAAAGAAAGTCAAAGAAACAACTTATGAATGGGAGCTTTTGAATGATGTGAAAGCCATATGGCTGCGGAGTCCTAAGGAGGTGACAGAAGAGGAGTATACTAAATTCTACCATTCTCTTGCTAAG GATTTTAGTGATGATAAGCCTATGGCATGGAGTCACTTTAATGCTGAAGGTGATGTTGAGTTCAAAGCTGTTCTGTTTGTACCTCCTAAGGCTCCTCATGATCTATACGAGAGCTATTACAACAGCAAAAAATCCAACTTGAAGTTGTATGTTCGAAGGGTTTTCATCTCAGACGAGTTCGATGAGCTCCTGCCGAAGTATTTGAGCTTTCTGCTG GGTCTTGTTGATTCTGATACTCTACCTCTCAACGTTTCACGAGAAATGCTTCAACAACACAGCAGCTTGAAGACAATTAAGAAGAAACTCATCCGCAAGGCCCTTGACATGATCCGTAAAATTGCTGAAGAGGATCCTGATGAGTCCAGTGACAAGGAGAAGAAAG ATGCTCAAAAGAGTAGcggtgatgatgatgagaagAAGGGCCAATATACTCGATTCTGGAACGAGTTTGGTAAATCAATCAAACTGGGTATTATTGAGGATGCAACTAACAGAAACCGTCTTGCAAAACTGCTCCGATTCGAGAg TTCCAAATCTGATGGAAAATTGACTTCATTGGATCAATACATCTCAAGAATGAAATCAGGACAAAAGGATATCTTTTACATTACTGGATCAAGCAAGGAGCAGTTGGAGAAATCCCCATTTCTTGAGCGACTTAAGAAGAAGAACTATGAG GTCATCTTTTTCACAGACCCAGTGGATGAGTACTTGATGCAATATCTCATGGATTACGAAGacaaaaaattccaaaacGTATCAAAGGAGGGTCTCAAGCTCGGCAAAGACTCAAAGGACAAGGAGCTCAAGGAATCCTTCAAAGATCTTACTAAGTGGTGGAAGACTCACCTTTCTTTCGACAATGTTGATGATGTCAAAGTTTCAAATCGATTGGACAACACACCTTGCGTGGTTGTGACATCAAAGTATGGATGGAGCGCTAACATGGAAAGGATCATGCAGTCTCAAACGCTATCAGATGCTAACAAGCAAGCATACATGCGCGGTAAGAGGGTACTCGAAATCAACCCGAGGCACCCGATCATCAAGGATCTTCGAGAGAAAATAGTCAAGGATCCAGAG GATGAGGGCGCAAAGAAGGCAGCAAAACTGATGTACCAAACAGCTCTTCTAGAAAGTGGGTTTATTCTCAGTGACCCCAAGGACTTTGCCGCCCAAATCTACGACACGGTGAAGACTAGCTTAGACATCAGTCCCGACGCAGCCGTtgaggaggaagatgaagtAGAGGTCGAGGCCGAAACCGCCTCGAAGGAATCCGAAGACAAGTCCGAAACTGAAGCAGAAGACCAGTCCGTAAAGGACGAGTTGTAG